A genome region from Bdellovibrionota bacterium includes the following:
- a CDS encoding archease: MPKERYRVVEHTADIGIEAFGLTLPELFANAAWGLTDTLTDAAAVRECESREIQVSAQDRSELLIAWLSELLYLFDTERKLFCRSEILNLTTNALHARVHGETFDPVRHAIRHDVKAVTYHGIEIQGRPGSWKATVIFDI; this comes from the coding sequence ATGCCGAAAGAACGTTACCGAGTCGTCGAACACACCGCGGACATCGGAATCGAAGCCTTCGGCCTTACGCTCCCGGAACTCTTCGCGAACGCCGCGTGGGGACTCACCGACACGCTCACGGACGCGGCGGCCGTTCGAGAGTGCGAATCGCGTGAAATCCAAGTTTCCGCCCAGGACCGATCCGAACTCCTCATCGCGTGGCTTTCAGAGCTTCTTTACCTCTTTGACACGGAACGGAAACTCTTTTGCCGATCTGAGATTCTAAACCTCACGACCAACGCACTGCACGCCCGCGTACACGGGGAAACCTTTGATCCCGTCCGCCACGCCATCCGGCACGACGTAAAAGCCGTCACGTACCACGGCATTGAGATTCAAGGCCGACCGGGGTCATGGAAAGCCACGGTCATTTTCGATATATGA
- a CDS encoding RtcB family protein: protein MPETLSNLRVERIDEYRFRIPKQGGMRVDGIVFADDRLMQSLRQDQALQQVANVAHLPGIVGHSFAMPDIHWGYGFPIGGVAAFDPKDGVVSPGGVGYDINCGVRLLRTQITREEVTPHLKSLVHALFDNVPTGVGSHRRDFKVGDKDYVKLLSEGAGWVVKQGRGRKEDLLHIEKSGCIPGADPEKISDRAKERGKNQLGSLGSGNHFLEIQYVADVYDEKIANVLGLFRNQVTISVHTGSRGFGYQVCDDYLKTMLQAARKYGIELPDRQLCCAPIKSEEGRSYLAAMAGAANFAFANRQMITHYVRETFERQLNKGPNELAIDVVYDVCHNIATFEKHQANGTEKELCVHRKGATRAFPPHHPLTPEAYQEVGQPVLIPGDMGRYSFVLVGTEKAFQETFGSTCHGAGRLMSRTQAKKISRGRPIVREMEDQGIFVQSAGMATLQEEIPEAYKDVEDVVRVVAGAGLSRKVARLRPIGVVKG from the coding sequence GTGCCCGAGACTCTTTCCAATCTCCGCGTTGAGCGGATCGACGAATACCGATTCCGGATTCCCAAGCAGGGCGGAATGCGTGTGGATGGAATCGTCTTCGCCGACGACCGCCTCATGCAGTCGCTCCGGCAAGATCAGGCCCTGCAACAGGTGGCCAACGTGGCCCATCTTCCTGGAATTGTAGGGCATTCGTTCGCCATGCCCGACATTCACTGGGGCTATGGATTCCCGATCGGCGGCGTCGCGGCGTTCGATCCAAAAGACGGCGTCGTCTCTCCCGGAGGGGTCGGTTACGACATCAACTGCGGCGTCCGCCTCCTTCGAACGCAGATCACCCGGGAAGAGGTCACACCTCACTTAAAGAGTCTCGTGCACGCTCTGTTCGACAATGTCCCGACCGGTGTCGGAAGCCACCGGCGCGATTTCAAAGTCGGTGACAAGGATTACGTCAAATTGTTGAGCGAGGGTGCCGGGTGGGTGGTGAAGCAAGGGAGAGGCCGAAAGGAAGATCTTCTCCACATCGAAAAATCGGGCTGCATTCCCGGCGCGGATCCCGAGAAAATCAGCGACCGGGCCAAAGAACGGGGCAAGAATCAGCTCGGGTCGCTCGGTTCGGGAAATCATTTTCTCGAGATCCAGTACGTCGCGGATGTTTACGACGAAAAGATCGCGAACGTTCTGGGTCTGTTTCGCAATCAAGTCACGATATCGGTTCACACCGGCTCGCGGGGGTTCGGCTATCAGGTCTGCGACGACTATCTGAAAACGATGCTCCAGGCCGCCCGGAAATACGGAATCGAATTGCCGGACCGGCAGCTCTGTTGCGCGCCGATCAAGTCCGAGGAAGGGCGTTCGTATCTCGCCGCGATGGCGGGCGCCGCGAATTTCGCCTTCGCGAACCGGCAAATGATCACGCATTACGTCCGCGAAACGTTCGAACGTCAGCTGAACAAGGGGCCGAACGAACTTGCGATCGACGTCGTCTACGACGTCTGCCACAACATCGCCACGTTCGAGAAACACCAAGCGAACGGAACCGAAAAAGAACTTTGCGTGCATCGCAAGGGAGCTACCCGCGCGTTTCCACCCCACCATCCGCTGACGCCGGAAGCGTACCAAGAAGTCGGCCAGCCGGTCCTGATACCGGGCGACATGGGCCGGTATTCGTTCGTTCTCGTCGGGACGGAGAAAGCGTTTCAAGAAACCTTCGGCAGCACGTGCCATGGAGCGGGCCGCCTCATGAGCCGAACCCAAGCGAAGAAAATCTCGCGCGGGCGGCCCATCGTCCGAGAAATGGAAGACCAAGGAATTTTCGTCCAGTCGGCCGGCATGGCGACGCTACAGGAAGAGATTCCCGAGGCGTACAAGGATGTCGAAGATGTCGTCCGCGTCGTAGCTGGTGCCGGCTTGAGCCGAAAAGTCGCGCGCTTGAGGCCGATTGGAGTCGTCAAAGGGTAG
- a CDS encoding DUF6036 family nucleotidyltransferase, which translates to MAAPKKLEQALLDLTKALEELRPPGVVIGGIAVIASGFARLTRDLDATFWLNGDVEEAIDHFKRHRIVPRIKHAAEFARTKNVLLMQHKTTHFPIDLSIAMLPFEQGVIAHPRKITYKGFSLRIPHLTDLLVYKLVAHRPQDLQDAEELLNLSRQDVDVRRASKTLREFARILERPELIDAWKKMLKSFR; encoded by the coding sequence ATGGCTGCGCCTAAAAAACTCGAACAAGCGCTCCTCGACCTAACGAAAGCTCTGGAAGAGCTTCGTCCGCCCGGCGTGGTCATCGGCGGAATCGCTGTAATCGCGAGCGGATTCGCTCGGCTGACCCGGGATCTTGATGCAACCTTTTGGTTGAACGGGGACGTGGAAGAAGCCATCGACCACTTCAAAAGACATCGCATCGTTCCCAGGATCAAACATGCCGCTGAATTCGCACGGACGAAGAATGTCCTCTTGATGCAGCATAAGACTACTCATTTTCCCATCGATCTGTCGATCGCTATGCTCCCTTTTGAACAGGGAGTGATCGCCCACCCGCGAAAAATCACATACAAGGGGTTCTCTTTACGGATACCTCATCTCACCGATCTGCTTGTTTACAAACTGGTCGCCCATCGCCCGCAGGATCTCCAGGACGCCGAGGAGCTCTTGAATCTCTCCAGGCAGGACGTCGACGTAAGGCGCGCAAGCAAGACCCTGCGTGAATTTGCGAGGATACTGGAGCGGCCCGAGCTGATTGATGCTTGGAAGAAGATGCTCAAAAGCTTCCGCTGA
- a CDS encoding toxin: MKSLRWSLLKSGRLKKARGASFEEILEAKLIAVKQHPKKAHQNIMLFEYKGYIWVVPYVETTTEIFLKTLYPSRNYTKKYKRGEIE, from the coding sequence ATGAAGAGCCTCCGTTGGAGTCTGTTAAAGAGCGGAAGGCTCAAAAAGGCGCGAGGTGCGTCCTTCGAGGAGATCCTTGAAGCGAAGCTGATTGCGGTGAAACAACACCCGAAGAAGGCACATCAGAACATCATGTTATTTGAATACAAAGGATATATCTGGGTTGTTCCCTACGTTGAGACCACCACCGAGATCTTTTTGAAGACGCTTTATCCGAGCCGGAATTACACAAAGAAATATAAGCGAGGAGAGATCGAATGA
- the thpR gene encoding RNA 2',3'-cyclic phosphodiesterase, protein MLRLFVAVLIPENVKQVIAAAIEPLRQERDTSCLRWSRPEQIHFTLKFLGGVPESQLDNIKAALQKQLREATGFTLQPNGVGSFGNRRFVRAVWVGLDGEAAKLVELAENIEQALNPLGYPREKKCFAPHLTIARVQRDANIKQHDALRSVLEQFTPPKLPAFTVDRVSLMQSTLNPKGSIYEEIAKFPLKI, encoded by the coding sequence ATGCTTCGTCTTTTCGTCGCCGTTCTGATTCCGGAAAACGTGAAGCAAGTAATTGCTGCTGCGATCGAACCGCTTCGACAGGAACGGGACACTTCATGCCTTCGATGGTCGCGGCCGGAGCAAATTCATTTCACGCTCAAGTTCCTGGGCGGTGTGCCGGAGAGTCAACTCGATAACATCAAGGCCGCTCTCCAGAAACAATTGCGAGAAGCGACCGGCTTCACGCTTCAACCCAACGGCGTTGGATCATTTGGGAACCGTCGTTTTGTGCGAGCGGTTTGGGTTGGTCTCGACGGCGAAGCCGCCAAACTTGTTGAACTCGCCGAAAACATCGAACAAGCACTCAATCCATTGGGCTATCCAAGAGAAAAGAAATGCTTTGCACCCCACCTCACGATCGCCCGCGTCCAACGAGATGCCAATATCAAACAACACGACGCACTACGAAGTGTCCTTGAGCAATTCACTCCACCCAAATTGCCTGCGTTCACGGTCGATCGCGTGTCATTGATGCAATCGACATTAAATCCCAAGGGATCGATATACGAAGAGATTGCCAAATTTCCGCTCAAAATTTGA